A genomic region of Aspergillus oryzae RIB40 DNA, chromosome 1 contains the following coding sequences:
- a CDS encoding DEAD/DEAH box helicase (DNA or RNA helicases of superfamily II), translating into MECVRGKLGRVPVSRLLLRPHRTSWRPGPSQHHFRLSSSVPAARESPAIVLRDYQEECIKSVLDNLDQGHKRLGVSLATGAGKTVIFTQLIGRIPPRNEKDNKTLILVHRRELVEQAARHCRLAYPDRTVEIEMGTSKASPAADIVIASIRSLTNGDRIAKFDPKQFKLVLVDEAHHIVAPSYREVLKYFGLNETSHDSPVLVGVSATLSRADGLKLGAAIDHIVYHKDYMDMIDEEWLANAVFTTVQSEANLSRVKKDSFGDFAVGSLSKAVNTDRTNDITVHAWLANAQERKSTLVFCVDVEHTKQLTETFRAAGVDARYLTGKTPKEVRDDQLQRFRDQEYPVLLNCGLFTEGTDIPNIDCVLLARPTRSRNLLIQMIGRGLRLHPGKKDCHIIDMVATLETGVLSTPTLFGLHPDEVLANANGKDLKHKESDPSPSTDLDNSPGPDTLDDINLTFTKYDTIYDLIMDMKSEKYIRSSSRNAWVRIDENKYILSDSTGWITIDKSTDEHLKSPKDDPQRPLWTVQYVQVYKNPTTEKNTYTRPRLIATGPDLESAVHAADTFAASEFEDLYISALQPWRRRPATWAQLNFLNKAKIRRDALRPEHLTKGQAADLITKLKHGGKKRFEKQAGRRRKEDEKAKELEAFRARERVRVGPVLM; encoded by the exons ATGGAGTGTGTTCGTGGGAAATTGGGACGGGTCCCCGTTTCGCGTCTCTTATTGAGACCCCATAGGACTTCCTGGAGGCCTGGCCCTTCTCAACATCACTTCCGCCTCAGCTCCTCTGTCCCCGCCGCGCGCGAGTCGCCCGCTATAGTCCTTCGGGATTACCAGGAAGAATGCATCAAATCGGTGCTTGATAATTTGGATCAGGGCCACAAACGCCTTGGAGTTTCACTTGCGACGGGTGCTGGGAAAACG GTGATCTTTACACAGCTCATCGGCCGCATACCTCCGCgaaatgaaaaagacaaCAAAACCTTGATTCTCGTCCATCGGCGCGAACTAGTCGAACAGGCCGCCCGGCATTGTCGTCTTGCCTACCCGGATCGAACCGTTGAGATTGAAATGGGCACCAGCAAAGCCTCACCGGCAGCAGACATCGTCATCGCTTCTATTCGGAGTTTGACAAATGGAGATCGTATAGCCAAATTCGACCCGAAACAGTTCAAACTTGTCCTCGTGGATGAAGCCCACCATATAGTCGCACCGTCCTACCGAGAAGTGCTCAAATACTTTGGGTTGAACGAGACATCGCACGACTCGCCGGTGCTAGTCGGCGTGTCGGCGACGCTATCGCGAGCCGATGGCTTGAAACTAGGCGCGGCCATCGATCACATTGTCTACCATAAAGACTACATGGACATGATTGACGAGGAATGGCTAGCCAACGCAGTCTTCACCACCGTACAATCCGAAGCCAACCTGTCCCGCGTGAAGAAGGACAGTTTCGGCGACTTCGCCGTCGGCTCGCTCTCAAAAGCAGTGAACACCGACAGGACGAATGACATCACAGTGCACGCCTGGTTAGCAAATGCCCAAGAGCGCAAATCAACCTTAGTCTTCTGCGTCGATGTTGAACACACAAAGCAGCTCACCGAGACCTTTCGCGCTGCCGGCGTTGACGCCCGCTATCTCACGGGCAAGACACCGAAGGAAGTCCGCGACGACCAGCTCCAACGCTTCAGAGACCAGGAATACCCCGTTCTCCTGAACTGCGGCCTCTTCACAGAAGGCACTGACATCCCCAACATCGACTGTGTCTTACTCGCACGACCAACCCGCTCCCgcaacctcctcatccaaatGATCGGCCGCGGACTACGTCTCCACCCAGGCAAAAAGGACTGCCACATCATCGACATGGTCGCGACCCTGGAAACCGGCGTCCTCTCCACACCCACCCTCTTCGGCCTCCACCCAGACGAAGTCCTAGCCAACGCCAACGGCAAAGACCTCAAGCACAAAGAAAGTGACCCATCACCATCCACAGATCTAGACAACTCCCCAGGCCCAGACACACTAGACGACATAAACCTAACCTTCACCAAGTACGACACAATATACGACCTAATCATGGACATGAAATCCGAGAAATACATCCGCTCATCAAGCCGCAACGCCTGGGTCCGCATCGACGAAAACAAATACATCCTCTCCGACTCAACCGGCTGGATCACAATTGATAAATCAACCGACGAACACCTCAAATCACCCAAAGATGACCCCCAAAGACCGCTCTGGACAGTCCAATACGTCCAAGTATACAAAAACCCCACCACAGAGAAGAACACCTACACCCGGCCCCGGTTAATAGCCACGGGCCCGGACCTCGAATCCGCCGTCCATGCAGCCGACACCTTCGCAGCTTCCGAGTTTGAAGATCTGTATATCTCCGCTCTACAACCCTGGCGTCGGCGGCCTGCCACCTGGGCGCAGTTGAACTTCCTCAATAAGGCTAAAATACGGAGGGATGCACTCCGGCCGGAACATTTAACTAAGGGTCAGGCGGCGGATTTAATAACGAAGCTGAAGCAcggtggaaagaaaaggttcGAGAAGCAGGCTGGTCGAAgacggaaagaagatgagaaagcTAAAGAATTAGAAGCGTTTAGAGCTAGGGAGAGAGTACGGGTTGGGCCTGTTTTAATGTGA
- a CDS encoding uncharacterized protein (predicted protein), which produces MSSSSLYEPEEDDEASDSDIETGNTQFTEPPSSPPSHRTRLSSPPKLDGRSSSRPAQTPRRVSRMQMLEHLQMLLSKESVEAYSDLLAQTTDDHMSVESKPGSGEYLPTQAGIVSWAPKEKEIFFNVLDRKGKDGIREIAGAIGTKSELEVQEYLRLLHMRLEWQHREETHSRAIVLGDVPAAEEVSSECCDFLDEYSKLLVLKEQQDEDVAGRQRHHDLWIIDRDKAELVEELESQDQKSQPDSSIYHTASLLNIPRWIRLSERLFMNFGGARLEDNWTNIAYAGEAPAITADALAEFYTLTVSVTRRLIQSTLFFAMSRLRNMRDTGNSKAKVVKPRDVRTALDVLKMKRDGFDYWTGVARRCCLDVSDSRHRKGWKAVRLSHDEVEDMLSNRVPIDAESNRSTSRQMAQGNTDGENTDGDEDNASDSGSESDPKRSPSPSALLSPEISSDEDEIPSDAENQHAELEDQKASCLGELELWKALDRPAPAFLVSIKDENQEKKTRKPMGARKTQEELTDWRERTLYRSDWEEYGHEVYDIYEEISENRRKRRRLDNSRDPSPVPADDENNQADGYKVEPTAGEYDEDINPGADDHKDIEMDDATAPDQNTTIPQDEEDPEMNNTRITQTTNPKTNQKQTNESDSSSPTNTNLGYRSPILTRRKRIQPEPKQEEESSSSSSDDDLPATREYPSSEQDDGDGMPLYSQPMSPANWPSD; this is translated from the coding sequence ATGAGCAGTTCAAGCCTCTACgagccagaggaagatgatgaagcatCTGATTCCGATATCGAGACGGGAAATACGCAGTTCACAGAACCCCCCTCGTCTCCTCCGAGTCACAGAACCAGATTGTCTTCTCCTCCCAAGCTCGATGGAAGGTCCTCATCCAGACCGGCGCAGACGCCCAGAAGGGTCTCTCGAATGCAGATGCTGGAGCATCTACAGATGTTGCTGAGCAAGGAATCAGTGGAAGCATATTCCGATCTACTCGCGCAAACGACTGACGATCATATGTCCGTCGAATCGAAGCCCGGCAGCGGAGAATACCTACCTACCCAGGCTGGGATCGTATCTTGGGCaccgaaagagaaggaaatattCTTCAACGTCCTTGacaggaaagggaaagatggTATCCGCGAGATAGCTGGTGCGATTGGTACGAAATCAGAGCTGGAGGTCCAGGAATATCTTAGACTCTTGCATATGAGACTTGAATGGCAGCATAGGGAGGAAACACACAGCAGAGCAATCGTCCTAGGCGATGTGCCCGCGGCGGAGGAAGTAAGTAGCGAATGCTGCGACTTCCTCGATGAGTACTCTAAGCTACTAGTACTCAAAGAGcagcaagatgaagatgttgcCGGAAGACAGAGGCATCACGATTTGTGGATAATCGATCGAGACAAAGCAGAACTAGTAGAAGAACTAGAGTCGCAGGATCAAAAATCTCAACCCGACTCAAGCATTTACCACACAGCCAGTCTACTCAACATCCCGCGGTGGATACGGCTCTCTGAGCGCTTGTTCATGAACTTTGGGGGCGCAAGACTAGAAGATAATTGGACGAATATAGCTTACGCAGGCGAAGCACCGGCGATAACTGCCGACGCGTTAGCTGAATTCTATACTCTCACCGTAAGCGTGACACGCCGTTTAATTCAGTCGACCCTATTTTTCGCCATGTCAAGACTGCGCAACATGAGAGATACGGGTAATAGCAAGGCCAAGGTAGTCAAGCCGCGAGACGTTAGGACCGCGCTGGACgtgctgaagatgaaacgAGACGGATTTGATTACTGGACTGGCGTAGCACGACGGTGCTGTTTGGATGTTTCGGATTCTCGACATCgaaaaggatggaaagccgTTCGCCTGAGCCATGACGAGGTAGAAGATATGTTGTCCAATAGGGTACCCATCGATGCAGAGTCAAATCGGAGCACGTCTAGACAAATGGCGCAAGGAAATACTGACGGTGAAAACACTGACGGTGATGAGGATAATGCAAGTGACAGTGGGAGCGAGTCTGATCCCAAACgttccccatccccatccgCACTCTTATCACCAGAAATCTccagcgatgaagatgaaatCCCATCGGATGCCGAAAATCAACACGCCGAGCTAGAAGACCAAAAAGCCAGTTGTCTTGGAGAGCTAGAACTTTGGAAAGCTTTGGACCGGCCAGCGCCGGCTTTTCTCGTTTCAATTAAGGATGAGAatcaggaaaagaaaacgcgCAAACCGATGGGAGCGCGCAAAACGCAAGAAGAGCTTACAGACTGGCGTGAAAGGACACTATATCGAAGCGATTGGGAGGAGTATGGTCACGAAGTTTATGATATCTATGAAGAGATATCCGAGAACCGACGAAAACGAAGGCGTCTTGACAATTCCCGGGATCCTTCACCTGTCCCAGCCGATGATGAAAACAACCAAGCAGATGGATACAAGGTTGAACCAACCGCTGGTGAATATGACGAGGACATCAACCCTGGTGCAGATGACCACAAAGACATAGAAATGGACGACGCAACCGCCCCAGACCAAAACACCACTATCccccaagatgaagaagatcctgAAATGAACAATACCAGAATCACACAAACAACCAATCCCAAAACAAACCAGAAACAAACGAACGAATCAGACTCATCCTCACCTACCAACACAAACCTTGGATACCGATCACCTATACTGACCCGTCGGAAGCGCATACAACCCGAGCccaaacaggaagaagaaagctccTCTTCTAGTTCAGATGACGATCTTCCTGCAACCCGAGAATATCCGTCCTCAGAACAAGACGACGGGGACGGCATGCCCCTATATTCACAGCCGATGAGTCCGGCTAACTGGCCCAGCGATTGA
- the rscE gene encoding putative RSC complex subunit (RSC8) (chromatin remodeling factor subunit and related transcription factors), with the protein MSLKPIILHGHSAGPNPWKVAMLLNELNVPYEYKYLQFAEIKRTDNPLDAPASPKAQNTEGEPEDEEMGGTETEPKKESEGADENADGVAQSGAEGATEDQSGQGKSSIESSARSHLVSQTHAIILPSYSTWFDMHTVHPIEKKALAEFFNGRNRSKTPAVYKDYRDFMINTYRLNPIEYLTVTACRRNLAGDVCAIMRVHSFLEQWGLINYQVDPQTRPSNIGPPFTGHFRVIADTPRGLQPFQPGPNHFVKPGKPLPATERAASAAPASKADLNLEIRRNVYDDKGKEITPAAEDKEKQTNGDGSTNGATGDAVKAMETASKEPRKKSHCFSCGIDCTRLRFHYAKSTPATANASAPDSKYDLCPNCFLQGRMPSSHSASDFVKLEDNAYSVVPDKDAPWSDSELVLLLEGLENFDENWEQIANHVGTRTKEECVMKFLQLEIEDKYVEDLPDMRTAGGREPISQSENPVLSVVAFLAQMAEPAVAAAAAGRSVDEIRKELRKQLEKGSDKSQEKGKEKEGSGVKTEDSMDVDASTAEVVETSSSDKQSKASLPTVALATSAARAGALASHEEREMTRLVSAAVNVTLQKFEIKLQQFNEMEEIIEAERRELELARQQLFLDRMAFKKRVKEVQDTLQAVSLKGPGEDANNMLGEAATAGIGNRFNFQPAGSDARAGVQPLSAEAGADYKTLDL; encoded by the exons ATGTCTCTTAAGCCTATTATCCTCCATGGGCATTCCGCCGGTCCCAACCCCTGGAAGGTGGCCATGCTCCTCAACGAACTTAATGTTCCTTACGAATACAAATATCTTCAATTCGCCGAAATCAAGA GGACTGATAATCCTCTAGACGCTCCGGCCTCACCCAAAGCTCAGAACACCGAAGGCGAAccggaggatgaagagatgggCGGCACCGAGACTGagccaaaaaaagaaagcgaggGCGCTGACGAAAATGCCGACGGCGTTGCGCAGTCAGGTGCCGAAGGTGCTACAGAGGATCAGTCTGGACAAGGCAAGTCGTCGATCGAATCTTCGGCGCGCTCACATCTTGTTTCGCAAACACATGCCATTATCCTTCCCAGTTATTCCACGTGGTTCGACATGCACACCGTTCATCCGATCGAGAAAAAGGCCCTCGCGGAGTTTTTCAATGGCAGGAACCGAAGCAAGACACCCGCAGTCTATAAAGATTATCGCGATTTCATGATCAATACCTACAGACTGAACCCTATCGAATATCTCACAGTCACCGCATGCCGCCGTAATCTTGCTGGAGATGTGTGCGCGATCATGCGTGTTCACTCGTTCTTAGAACAGTGGGGCTTGATTAACTACCAA GTTGATCCCCAAACCCGTCCGTCAAATATTGGTCCTCCCTTTACAGGTCATTTCCGAGTCATTGCTGATACCCCGCGCGGCCTTCAACCCTTTCAACCCGGGCCAAACCATTTTGTCAAGCCCGGAAAGCCTCTACCGGCCACTGAACGTGCAGCTTCAGCTGCCCCAGCGTCAAAGGCTGATCTTAACCTCGAGATCCGTCGCAACGTCTATGACGATAAGGGCAAGGAGATCACTCCTGCTGCtgaggataaggagaagcAGACAAATGGCGACGGCTCCACCAACGGTGCGACGGGTGATGCGGTGAAGGCAATGGAGACCGCTTCCAAAGAACCCAGAAAGAAGTCCCACTGCTTCTCATGCGGCATCGATTGTACCCGACTCAGATTCCATTATGCGAAGTCGACCCCAGCCACCGCTAACGCATCTGCCCCCGATTCGAAGTATGACCTTTGCCCTAACTGTTTCTTACAAGGCCGCATGCCTTCCAGCCATAGCGCCTCCGATTTCGTTAAACTCGAAGACAACGCGTATTCAGTGGTTCCAGACAAGGATGCTCCTTGGTCCGACTCCGAACTTGTACTGCTCCTCGAAGGACTGGAGAATTTTGATGAGAATTGGGAGCAAATTGCCAACCATGTTGGCACCAGAACGAAGGAAGAATGTGTGATGAAATTCCTGCAACTGGAGATTGAGGACAAATATGTTGAGGACTTGCCCGATATGCGGACCGCTGGTGGGCGGGAGCCCATCAGCCAGTCTGAGAACCCCGTTCTGTCAGTAGTCGCCTTTTTGGCACAGATGGCAGAGCCTGCTGTGGCCGCTGCTGCGGCGGGTCGCTCCGTGGATGAGATCCGTAAGGAGCTTCGGAAGCAACTTGAGAAGGGCTCTGACAAGAGTcaggagaagggcaaggaaaaagagggtTCTGGAGTGAAGACCGAGGATTCCATGGATGTGGATGCCTCTACTGCCGAGGTTGTAGAAACCTCCAGCTCTGATAAGCAGTCCAAGGCTTCTCTGCCTACAGTCGCACTTGCCACCTCAGCAGCTCGTGCTGGTGCTCTTGCGTCTCACGAGGAACGGGAGATGACCCGCCTAGTCTCTGCTGCCGTCAATGTCACTCTGCAGAAGTTTGAGATTAAGTTGCAGCAGTTCAAcgagatggaagagattATCGAGGCCGAACGCCGGGAACTTGAACTGGCTCGCCAGCAGCTTTTCCTGGACCGGATGGCCTTCAAGAAGCGTGTAAAAGAAGTCCAGGATACTCTCCAGGCGGTTAGCTTGAAGGGACCCGGTGAGGACGCAAACAACATGCTTGGCGAGGCCGCGACGGCAGGAATCGGAAACCGCTTCAACTTCCAGCCTGCAGGCAGTGATGCTCGGGCTGGCGTGCAGCCTTTGAGTGCGGAGGCAGGTGCTGACTACAAGACCCTGGACCTGTAA
- a CDS encoding uncharacterized protein (predicted protein) — protein sequence MEEGSDCIGRVYIDRVRSCLNKIESLLTGTTAISTEYSIKILSKLYKANQRTTTNIPLHQPTFPKTSSSRETMAFKSPKSTITVSDDAASTHSYLSTTTTLKGTDAEPTKKKWLSLKKTEKTGTSTPKNTARAEKALHYEAMAFYLGHR from the exons ATGGAGGAGGGAAGTGACTGTATTGGGAGGGTATATATAGACCGTGTACGATCCTGTTTG AATAAAATCGAGTCACTGTTGACTGGAACTACTGCTATATCTACCGAGTACTCTATCAAGATTCTTTCCAAACTATACAAAGCAAACCAAAGAACAACCACAAacattcctctccatcaaccaACTTTCCCAAAGACCTCCTCttcaagagaaacaatggcctTCAAATCTCCCAAGTCAACCATCACCGTCTCAGACGACGCGGCATCAACCCACTCCTACCTttccacaacaacaaccctaaaGGGCACCGACGCCGAAcccaccaagaagaaatggCTCTCCCTAAAGAAGACAGAGAAGACGGGCACCTCCACACCAAAGAACACCGCACGTGCCGAGAAAGCGCTACACTATGAGGCCATGGCTTTTTACCTTGGGCATCGGTGA
- a CDS encoding electron transfer flavoprotein subunit alpha/FixB family protein (electron transfer flavoprotein, alpha subunit) — MIPIARHSALRAVRSQLAPRAFNQSALARLLSTLAVLEQRDGKLQASSLSAIAAAQKLGGPVTAFVAGNGVKGTSAAEAAKIKGLDKVVAVDSEAYEKGLPENYAPLLVENIKKGEYTHIIGGHSAFGKSLLPRVAALLDVQQVSDITGIESEDTFVRPIYAGNAILTVQSSDPIKVLTVRGTAFQGVETEGGSAEVVEGVDPKSPAQTEWVSEELAKSERPDLGTASRVVSGGRGLKSKEEFDRVIVPLADTLGAAIGASRAAVDSGFADNSLQVGQTGKNVAPQLYLCAGISGAIQHLAGMKDSKVIAAINKDPDAPIFQVADVGLVGDLFEKVPELTEKLKSQA; from the exons ATGATTCCAATCGCAAGACATTCGGCCCTTCGCGCCGTCCGCTCCCAACTCGCTCCGCGGGCCTTCAACCAGTCTGCGCTCGCCCGCCTTCTCTCCACCTTGGCCGTCCTTGAGCAGCGTGATGGCAAGCTCCAGGCCTCATCGCTCTCCGCGATTGCGGCTGCACAGAAGCTAGGAGGTCCCGTCACTGCCTTCGTGGCTGGAAACGGCGTTAAGGGAACCTCGGCTGCGGAGGCAGCTAAGATTAAGGGCCTGGATAAGGTAGTGGCCGTGGACAGCGAGGCTTATGAGAAG GGTCTCCCCGAGAACTACGCCCCTCTCCTCGTTGAGAACATCAAGAAAGGCGAATACACCCACATCATTGGCGGCCACTCCGCTTTCGGAAAGAGTCTTCTGCCTCGCGTGGCAGCTTTGCTGGATGTTCAGCAGGTTTCCGATATCACTGGAATTGAGAGCGAGGATA CTTTCGTCCGCCCAATCTACGCAGGAAACGCCATTCTTACTGTTCAGTCGAGCGACCCCATTAAGGTCCTCACCGTTAGAGGCACTGCTTTCCAAGGTGTTGAGACCGAAGGCGGCTCCGCAGAAGTCGTTGAGGGAGTTGACCCCAAGTCACCCGCCCAGACCGAGTGGGTTTCTGAGGAACTCGCCAAGTCTGAGCGCCCCGACCTGGGTACTGCATCCCGTGTTGTGTCCGGTGGCCGTGGCTTGAAGTCGAAGGAGGAGTTCGACCGCGTGATTGTGCCTCTGGCTGATACGCTGGGCGCTGCTATTGGCGCCTCCCGTGCCGCTGTTGACAGTGGCTTCGCTGATAACAGTCTGCAGGTTGGCCAGACTGGCAAGAATGTTGCACCCCAGCTGTATCTCTGCGCTGGTATCTCCGGTGCTATCCAGCATCTTGCTGGTATGAAGGATAGCAAAGTTATCGCTGCTATCAACAAGGACCCTGATGCTCCTATCTTCCAGGTTGCGGATGTCGGCCTTGTCGGCGACCTTTTCGAGAAGGTGCCGGAGTTGACTGAAAAGCTGAAGAGCCAGGCTTAG
- a CDS encoding putative sister chromatid cohesion factor (Chl12) (DNA replication checkpoint protein CHL12/CTF18) encodes MDAFGDAHLRSQFEIEDQLIEQPPVAPTEPVNLSQVAQTSTSTFTSIQPQTTAPVTSLPTSFSLPRREPLSIQIKTCSGKTHNVALRKTAAPVSYERLVAGRSTTAPGRAKKSYYGIDIHRLMDEAAQEAEQSKTSRPPPVPAVRQSIEAAEGNQRDRKAATIMWTEKYRARKFTELIGDERTHRSVMRWLKGWESIVYPNLARSKPKKSGNEEERPHRKVMLLCGPPGLGKTTLAHVCAKQAGYEVLEINASDDRSKDVVKGRIRDALGTENVKGMNVEVGEKKVRKAARPVCVVVDEVDGVVGGSGSGGEGGFMKALIDLVLLDQKNAARSSEQNTAGRKRKGDNFRFLRPLILVCNDVYHPSLRPLRASSVAEMIHVRQAPLENVVSRMRGIFNLEGIPADNDGVRRLCEASWGVARRKQANFKNSGTAEGDIRSVLVAAEWVAHKLKYESVESMRLTRRWLEQNVLSEAAGGNSFFKGLNRGGVRDIVERVFTEGAGFADVPINAESFRDPFDDNAKTPVGVADLKKRYAINRLREMVDASGDYDRCVTECFTSYPLQTYQDDTFLSKPNNAYDWLHFHDTISSKVFSNQDWELTPYLSQSVVAFHHLFASAYGKRTRNEPDDEGEEEHPFSGPRAEFAANEALKQNRAIVNGFQSSLTAPMLRLFRATDCLVTDLVPNLMRMLSPDVKPVVVRGSGEQRSTASVRKESERALVQAAVRVMTGLGVTFEKVRVEGEGGAHGGWAYRMEPPLDSLVTFSKTKGHSSTGTTGAAPVRYAVRQVLDQEYRKETVRKQTEALSSTTGPKKSAGKSADGQTQDEGQGAKRSGREAGIKRDFFGRIIREPSPQPGGLHEGPVQNEASKAGRKVWVTYHDGFSNAVRKPISMSELLAGL; translated from the exons atggacgcATTTGGAGATGCCCATCTACGGAGCCAGTTTGAAATCGAAGATCAACTTATCGAACAACCACCTGTTGCGCCGACGGAACCAGTGAATCTCTCTCAGGTTGCTCAGACCTCTACCTCTACGTTTACTTCGATACAGCCCCAAACTACCGCTCCCGTTACTTCATTGCCTACATCTTTCAGTTTACCACGAAGGGAGCCTCTATCAATTCAGATAAAAACTTGCTCGGGCAAGACGCACAATGTTGCGCTAAGGAAGACTGCTGCCCCTGTTTCCTACGAAAGACTTGTTGCCGGCCGCTCGACTACGGCTCCAGGGAGAGCTAAAAAGAGTTATTATGGTATTGATATACATAGACTTATGGATGAAGCTGCACAGGAGGCCGAGCAGTCAAAAACGTCTCGACCCCCACCTGTCCCCGCAGTGAGGCAATCAATTGAGGCCGCAGAGGGGAACCAGAGAGATAGGAAAGCAGCAACAATAATGTGGACCGAGAAATATAGGGCTCGTAAATTCACCGAGCTCATAGGAGACGAACGAACGCACCGATCTGTCATGCGCTGGCTAAAAGGATGGGAATCTATTGTTTATCCGAACCTGGCTAGGTCGAAGCCAAAAAAGTCCGGGAATGAGGAGGAACGACCGCACCGAAAGGTCATGTTGCTATGCGGTCCCCCTGGTCTTGGAAAGACAACACTAGCCCATGTTTGTGCCAAACAAGCAGGCTATGAAGTGTTGGAGATCAATGCTAGTGATGATCGAAGCAAGGACGTGGTGAAAGGGAGGATCCGAGATGCACTCGGTACGGAGAACGTAAAGGGAATGAACGTGGAGGTAGGCGAGAAAAAGGTTCGAAAAGCAGCGCGGCCAGTCTGCGTTGTCGTCGACGAGGTAGACggtgttgttggtggatCTGGTAGCGGTGGTGAGGGAGGTTTCATGAAAGCATTGATTGACCTAGTCCTTCTTGACCAGAAGAATGCGGCACGCTCATCGGAACAAAACACGGCGggcaggaaaaggaaaggagataACTTCCGCTTCCTGCGGCCCCTCATTCTGGTTTGCAACGATGTATACCACCCCAGCCTTCGGCCATTGAGGGCGTCTTCTGTTGCTGAAATGATCCATGTACGTCAAGCACCCTTGGAGAACGTGGTTTCGCGCATGAGGGGGATCTTCAACTTGGAAGGCATTCCCGCCGATAACGACGGAGTGAGAAGGCTATGTGAAGCGTCGTGGGGCGTTGCCCGGAGGAAGCAAGCCAACTTTAAAAACAGCGGAACGGCCGAAGGCGATATTCGAAGTGTCCTTGTCGCTGCTGAATGGGTAGCCCATAAGCTGAAATACGAGAGCGTGGAGTCTATGCGATTGACGAGAAGATGGCTTGAACAGAATGTTCTGAGTGAGGCTGCAGGAGGTAATTCATTCTTCAAAGGCCTAAACCGTGGAGGCGTGCGCGACATTGTCGAGCGTGTATTTACGGAAGGAGCTGGTTTTGCAGACGTCCCTATCAACGCCGAATCCTTCCGTGATCCTTTCGATGACAACGCGAAGACTCCTGTGGGTGTGGCCGACCTCAAAAAGCGCTATGCTATTAACAGACTACGAGAGATGGTTGATGCTAGTGGCGACTACGACCGCTGTGTCACAGAGTGCTTTACTTCATATCCCCTGCAGACATATCAGGACGACACATTCCTCTCTAAGCCCAATAACGCCTATGACTGGCTGCATTTTCATGATACTATCTCATCTAAAGTTTTCTCTAATCAGGATTGGGAACTCACTCCGTACCTCAGCCAGTCTGTGGTGGCATTCCACCATCTGTTTGCTTCCGCCTATGGCAAGCGCACTCGTAATGAGCCTGACgatgagggagaagaggaacatCCTTTCTCTGGACCCAGGGCAGAGTTTGCAGCTAATGAGGCTCTAAAGCAGAACCGTGCAATTGTCAATGGGTTTCAGTCTTCGTTAACTGCTCCAATGCTACGGCTTTTCCGAGCTACCGACTGTCTGGTCACCGACCTCGTGCCGAACCTCATGCGGATGTTGTCGCCTGATGTAAAACCGGTTGTTGTACGAGGAAGTGGGGAACAGAGGAGCACGGCCAGTGTGCGTAAAGAAAGCGAGCGGGCTCTCGTGCAGGCAGCCGTCCGTGTCATGACGGGACTGGGTGTGACATTCGAAAAGGTGCGAGTAGAGGGCGAGGGCGGGGCGCACGGGGGATGGGCATATCGCATGGAGCC TCCATTGGATTCACTCGTAACATTTTCGAAAACCAAAGGACATTCATCAACAGGGACAACAGGCGCGGCACCAGTGCGCTATGCTGTTCGCCAAGTCCTTGACCAGGAGTACCGCAAAGAGACTGTACGAAAACAAACCGAAGCATTGAGCTCCACTACTGGCCCCAAAAAATCAGCCGGTAAGTCTGCAGACGGCCAGACACAGGACGAGGGGCAGGGGGCAAAAAGATCAGGCCGGGAAGCTGGCATCAAACGCGACTTTTTCGGACGGATAATCCGTGAGCCTTCGCCGCAGCCTGGAGGCTTACACGAGGGTCCAGTGCAGAATGAGGCTTCAAAGGCCGGCAGAAAGGTTTGGGTGACGTATCACGACGGGTTCTCCAATGCTGTGCGAAAGCCCATCTCAATGAGCGAGTTGCTAGCGGGACTGTAG